A single genomic interval of Syntrophobotulus glycolicus DSM 8271 harbors:
- a CDS encoding chemotaxis protein produces MSEILLESGTGEVEILEFIISGRFYAINVIKVKEVLDIQSMKITKIPLANPAIAGLILNRGEVVTLIDLKYVLDQEKTENWTKVIICEFNQLKVAFTIDDITSVHRIKWEQILKPETLSADSLVTGNIILGDKLVLFLDFEKIVTDISPNTGINEHRIANIQTKDRSEIKILLADDSPLIRALLRDTLTKTGFQHLNIFDDGKQLLDHLLNLFETKGENFIEDVQLVITDIEMPTMDGHTLTRRIKEHSSLNKLPVIIFSSLITDDLKHKGVSVGADAQLSKPEIGELINTVDQLLLKN; encoded by the coding sequence ATGAGTGAGATTTTGTTGGAATCCGGAACAGGCGAAGTCGAAATACTCGAATTTATAATCAGCGGCAGATTTTATGCGATTAATGTCATTAAGGTGAAAGAAGTTTTAGATATCCAATCGATGAAAATAACGAAGATTCCCCTTGCCAATCCCGCCATAGCGGGTTTGATTCTCAACAGGGGTGAAGTGGTCACTTTAATCGATTTGAAATATGTTTTAGACCAGGAGAAAACAGAAAACTGGACAAAAGTCATCATCTGTGAATTTAATCAGCTAAAGGTTGCTTTTACAATCGATGATATTACCAGCGTGCACCGAATAAAATGGGAACAAATCTTAAAACCGGAAACCTTATCGGCTGATTCTCTGGTCACCGGGAATATTATTTTGGGTGATAAGCTGGTTCTTTTCCTGGATTTTGAAAAAATCGTAACAGATATTTCCCCGAATACCGGAATAAATGAACATAGAATAGCCAATATTCAGACCAAAGACAGATCGGAGATCAAAATCCTTTTAGCGGACGATTCCCCGCTGATCAGAGCCTTGTTAAGGGATACTCTGACGAAGACCGGTTTTCAACATCTGAACATCTTTGACGACGGAAAACAGCTGCTGGATCATTTGTTGAATTTATTCGAGACGAAAGGAGAAAACTTTATTGAGGATGTTCAACTGGTGATTACAGATATTGAGATGCCGACAATGGATGGGCATACTTTGACCAGGAGAATTAAAGAGCATTCCAGCCTGAACAAGCTGCCGGTGATTATTTTCTCCTCTCTGATTACCGATGATTTAAAACACAAGGGGGTCTCAGTCGGGGCGGACGCCCAGCTGAGTAAGCCGGAGATCGGAGAGTTAATCAATACTGTCGATCAATTACTTCTGAAAAACTGA
- a CDS encoding 3-deoxy-7-phosphoheptulonate synthase, with product MGMKFIKKIPAADEIKEQMPLPEHIREIKAQRDQDLRKIFCNEDDRFILIVGPCSADHEDSVCEYIEKLAQVQDRVKDNIFVIPRIYTNKPRTTGEGYKGMAHQPDPSKEPDLYEGIKAIRRLHIKALSEFYMPAADEMLYPENYTYLSDVIGYNAIGARSVENQQHRLAVSGVSTPVGMKNPTSGDLSVMLNSIVAAQQGHSFIYNGWEVATTGNPFAHAILRGAVDSYGRNIPNYHYEDLINISSEYEKRQLFNPAIIVDTNHANSMKLYYEQPRIAREILMSRRYDSLLKKMIKGLMIESYLVEGRQGIEENVYGKSITDACLGWESTEKLIYFIAENI from the coding sequence ATGGGCATGAAGTTTATCAAGAAGATACCTGCCGCAGACGAGATCAAGGAACAAATGCCTTTGCCGGAGCATATCCGGGAAATTAAAGCGCAAAGAGACCAGGACCTGAGAAAAATCTTCTGCAATGAAGACGACCGGTTTATTTTGATCGTTGGCCCTTGTTCGGCCGATCATGAAGATTCCGTATGTGAATACATAGAAAAGCTGGCTCAAGTACAGGATCGCGTCAAAGATAACATTTTCGTCATTCCCAGGATCTATACCAATAAGCCCCGCACAACAGGAGAAGGGTATAAGGGTATGGCTCATCAGCCCGATCCGAGTAAAGAACCTGATTTATATGAGGGCATAAAGGCGATCAGAAGACTGCATATTAAGGCCTTAAGTGAATTCTATATGCCGGCCGCTGATGAAATGCTTTATCCGGAAAACTATACGTATTTGTCCGATGTCATCGGATACAATGCGATTGGGGCCCGCTCCGTCGAAAATCAGCAGCACAGACTGGCTGTAAGCGGAGTCAGTACGCCGGTAGGGATGAAAAATCCGACAAGCGGAGATCTGTCCGTCATGCTGAATTCCATAGTGGCGGCCCAGCAAGGGCATAGTTTCATTTATAACGGCTGGGAGGTTGCCACAACGGGTAATCCTTTCGCCCACGCCATTTTAAGGGGTGCCGTAGACTCGTATGGCAGGAATATTCCCAATTATCATTATGAGGATTTGATCAATATCTCTTCCGAATACGAAAAGCGTCAGCTCTTCAATCCGGCCATCATTGTTGATACAAATCACGCCAATTCAATGAAGCTTTATTATGAACAGCCCAGAATCGCGAGGGAAATCCTAATGAGCAGGAGGTATGACAGCCTTCTGAAAAAAATGATTAAAGGGTTAATGATTGAGAGTTATCTTGTTGAGGGCAGGCAAGGTATTGAGGAAAATGTTTATGGCAAGTCCATCACTGATGCTTGTCTTGGCTGGGAAAGTACCGAGAAGCTGATCTATTTTATCGCTGAAAATATCTAA
- a CDS encoding NADH peroxidase, with translation MKKFICSVCGYIHEGDQAPEQCPLCNASSDKFSVSEEGAKQWADEHKLGVAKDADPEILEGLRAHFNGECTEIGMYLAMSRQADREGYPEVAEAYKRIAYEEAEHAAKFAELLGEVVFDTRKNLELRVEAEFGACQGKKDIAVRAKQLNYDAIHDTVHEMCKDEARHGRAFKGLLERYFV, from the coding sequence ATGAAAAAATTTATCTGTTCAGTATGTGGTTATATCCATGAAGGAGATCAGGCCCCTGAACAATGTCCGCTCTGCAATGCCTCGTCCGACAAATTTTCTGTCTCTGAGGAAGGCGCCAAACAATGGGCTGATGAGCATAAGCTTGGTGTGGCAAAAGACGCTGATCCTGAAATATTGGAAGGATTGAGAGCGCATTTTAACGGAGAATGTACAGAAATCGGCATGTACTTGGCGATGAGCCGCCAGGCAGACAGAGAAGGATATCCGGAGGTTGCTGAAGCTTATAAGAGAATTGCCTATGAAGAAGCGGAGCATGCAGCCAAATTTGCAGAGCTGCTGGGAGAAGTCGTTTTTGATACAAGAAAGAACCTGGAATTGCGGGTTGAAGCAGAATTCGGAGCTTGTCAGGGCAAAAAGGATATCGCGGTAAGAGCAAAACAGCTCAATTATGATGCGATCCATGATACCGTCCATGAGATGTGTAAAGATGAGGCACGCCATGGCAGGGCATTTAAAGGGCTTTTAGAAAGATATTTTGTTTAA
- a CDS encoding arsenate reductase family protein produces MNIQIFGLKKCFDTQKTERYFKERKIQYQFIDLKQKGLSKGELESVRKNIELKDLINPKAKGYAGSNIEQIRSAAGKEEILLNHPALFKTPIVRNGKLATVGYQAEVWKDWE; encoded by the coding sequence ATGAACATCCAGATTTTTGGACTGAAAAAATGCTTTGACACGCAGAAGACAGAAAGATACTTTAAAGAGAGAAAGATTCAATACCAATTTATTGACTTGAAACAAAAAGGATTGAGTAAGGGCGAACTGGAGAGTGTCCGGAAAAATATCGAGCTGAAAGACCTCATTAATCCGAAAGCTAAAGGATATGCCGGATCAAATATTGAGCAGATCAGAAGCGCGGCCGGCAAAGAGGAAATTCTATTAAATCATCCTGCTCTTTTCAAAACACCGATTGTCCGTAACGGCAAACTGGCTACGGTCGGATATCAAGCCGAGGTTTGGAAGGACTGGGAATAG
- a CDS encoding thiazole synthase: MNEDRLKIGQTELQSRLFIGSGKYSTNALIPEIVASSGAQVITVAVRRVDLDSKEENMLNYIPKGCILMPNTSGARNAEEAVRIARLARAMGCGDWIKIEVISDTKYLLPDNQETIKATEVLAQEGFVVLPYMCPDLMAAKRLRDAGAAAVMPLGAPIGTNKGLKTKELVRILIEEIDLPVIVDAGIGKPSQAAEAMELGAAAVLVNTAIATAGDPAGMGEAFALAVQAGRKAFLAGTGAVTEYAEASSPLTGFLNS, translated from the coding sequence ATGAATGAAGACAGACTCAAAATCGGCCAAACTGAGCTTCAGAGCAGATTATTCATCGGTTCAGGCAAATATTCCACAAATGCCTTAATCCCTGAAATTGTGGCGAGCTCAGGAGCCCAGGTCATTACCGTAGCAGTACGGCGCGTTGACTTGGATTCCAAAGAGGAAAACATGCTGAACTACATTCCTAAAGGATGTATTCTCATGCCCAATACTTCGGGCGCAAGAAATGCCGAAGAAGCGGTAAGAATTGCCAGGCTGGCCAGAGCAATGGGATGTGGGGACTGGATCAAGATCGAAGTGATCTCCGATACCAAATATCTGCTGCCTGATAATCAGGAAACGATTAAGGCTACAGAAGTGTTGGCTCAAGAGGGATTTGTCGTGCTTCCCTATATGTGCCCGGATCTGATGGCGGCCAAAAGGCTGCGCGATGCCGGAGCGGCCGCGGTTATGCCTCTCGGTGCTCCGATCGGCACGAATAAAGGACTTAAGACAAAGGAACTGGTGAGAATCCTGATTGAGGAAATTGATTTGCCGGTGATTGTCGACGCCGGAATCGGCAAGCCTTCCCAGGCAGCGGAAGCGATGGAGCTGGGGGCTGCCGCAGTTCTTGTCAATACGGCAATCGCTACAGCCGGAGATCCGGCAGGCATGGGGGAGGCTTTTGCTTTAGCGGTGCAGGCCGGAAGAAAAGCTTTTCTGGCGGGAACAGGCGCAGTGACGGAATATGCGGAGGCATCTTCCCCTCTGACCGGTTTTCTAAATTCATAA
- the thiH gene encoding 2-iminoacetate synthase ThiH, whose amino-acid sequence MSFYDDLQELDQQSLHKKILTADEEAVNRALSKENLSLDDYAALLSPAAGGYLEQMAKKAQEITFRHFGKVVILFAPIYLANYCVNQCLYCGFNVHNRIGRGKLNTLDVARESKTVAGRGIKNILLLTGESRQHSGVEYIKECVQEARKYFPFVSLEVYPLDVEEYQQLTESGVDGLTLFQEAYDEDTYKMMHPGGPKSNYRYRLEAPERGCQGGIRSMGIGALLGLHHWRTEAFFTALHANFLMKNYPDVEVSVSLPRMRPHTGSFQVPSPVNDKDFVQIMLALRLFLPNVGITISTRERPEFRDNLIGIGLTRMSAGAVTEVGGYSEKKGDGQFDVSDSRSVEEIRQMLYQKGFQPVFKDWQNIS is encoded by the coding sequence ATGAGCTTTTACGATGATTTGCAAGAATTGGATCAACAATCCCTGCACAAAAAAATCCTGACCGCGGATGAAGAAGCGGTTAACAGAGCGTTAAGCAAGGAAAACCTTTCTCTGGACGATTATGCGGCACTTCTTTCACCGGCGGCAGGAGGGTATTTGGAGCAAATGGCCAAAAAAGCCCAGGAGATCACATTCCGCCATTTCGGTAAGGTTGTCATCTTATTTGCCCCCATTTATCTGGCTAACTATTGTGTAAACCAATGTCTTTATTGCGGCTTTAATGTGCACAACCGGATTGGGCGCGGGAAATTAAATACTCTGGATGTGGCCAGAGAGTCCAAGACCGTGGCCGGAAGAGGGATTAAGAATATTCTTTTGCTGACGGGGGAGTCCAGACAGCATTCCGGAGTAGAATACATCAAAGAGTGTGTACAGGAAGCTCGAAAGTATTTTCCGTTTGTTTCCCTGGAAGTTTATCCTTTGGATGTTGAGGAATATCAGCAGCTGACAGAAAGCGGAGTGGATGGGCTGACGCTTTTCCAGGAGGCTTATGATGAGGATACCTATAAAATGATGCATCCCGGCGGTCCCAAAAGTAATTATCGTTACCGTCTGGAAGCTCCGGAGAGAGGCTGTCAGGGAGGAATAAGAAGTATGGGCATCGGGGCCCTGCTCGGGCTTCATCACTGGAGGACGGAAGCCTTTTTTACGGCTTTACATGCCAATTTCCTGATGAAAAATTATCCGGATGTTGAAGTCAGTGTGTCTCTTCCCCGGATGAGACCCCATACCGGAAGCTTCCAGGTTCCCAGCCCGGTCAACGATAAGGATTTTGTGCAGATCATGCTGGCCCTGAGACTGTTCCTGCCTAATGTGGGAATCACGATTTCTACCCGGGAAAGGCCGGAATTCAGAGATAATCTGATTGGGATAGGACTGACCAGGATGTCGGCGGGAGCGGTAACCGAGGTCGGAGGCTACAGCGAGAAAAAAGGCGACGGCCAGTTTGACGTTTCGGACAGCCGCAGTGTGGAAGAAATCAGACAGATGCTCTATCAAAAGGGCTTTCAGCCGGTATTCAAGGATTGGCAAAATATAAGTTAG